Genomic window (Pirellulaceae bacterium):
CTCTCGTCAACCGTCGTCACAATCTGGGCTTGATACTTGCTTTGCCATGCGGCTCGCCCGGTGAGCATTTCCTGCCCTGCTCCGTCGGGCACTCCCATGCCAACCCCGGCACAACAGGCCAAAATCACAATGACAGCCAACGCCCCCTCCAGCAACATCGCTCCGTAACCGACGTACTGCGCATCCGCTTCGCTATTGATTTGTTTGCTACTCGTGCCGCTGCTAACGAGACAATGGAAACCACTAATCGCGCCACAAGCGATGGTGATGAAAAGAAAGGGCATAATTGGCGGCGAATCCAGCGGTCGTTCACTGACTGGCACGATGGCCGGTGCACTCGCAATGAGATCTGCCGAACCCATGAAACTGGCCACGAGTAAACCGGTCACGAGTAAACCGAGAGCGACAATTAGCTGATGACTATTAATGTAATCACGTGGCTGCATCAGGACCCAGACAGGTAACACCGATGCAACGAAGCAGTAAATCATCAGCACGATGGTCCAAACGATCACCGGCGACAGTGGAAGAGATGCGGGCAATTGGATTGGCAGGTAATAGACGCCGACAACGATCGCCACGTACATCAGGATTAAAGCAATCAGGGATGGCACTAGCAGCCCGCCGCTACGACGATAGACAAACAGGCCAATCACAACGGCGATCGGAATTTCAATCCAAACCGAAAGCACGGATTCGGGATAAATGCTGAAGATGGAGGCAATCACCAGTCCAAAAATCGCGAGCACAATGGTCAGCGCGAAAAACAGAATCAACAAGAAGAGAATTTTCGCTCGAGGTGAAATCATGCGGCCGGCAATTTCGCCCACCGTTTGCCCCCGATTCCGCAAACTCACAATCAGCGACCCAAAATCGTGAACCGCTCCAATAAAAATCGACCCCAGCACCACCCACAATAAAGCGGGCAGCCAACCCCAGAAAACAGCGATCGCGGGTCCGACAATCGGTCCCGTTCCCGCAATACTTGTAAAATGGTGTCCGAAAATGACCTCTCGTTTCGTCGGAATGAAATCAACGTCATCACGCAATTGATGGCTCGGCACCTCC
Coding sequences:
- a CDS encoding carbon starvation protein A — its product is MSTLLIALASFAGFILAYYTYGRWLSGRVFGVSSEAEVPSHQLRDDVDFIPTKREVIFGHHFTSIAGTGPIVGPAIAVFWGWLPALLWVVLGSIFIGAVHDFGSLIVSLRNRGQTVGEIAGRMISPRAKILFLLILFFALTIVLAIFGLVIASIFSIYPESVLSVWIEIPIAVVIGLFVYRRSGGLLVPSLIALILMYVAIVVGVYYLPIQLPASLPLSPVIVWTIVLMIYCFVASVLPVWVLMQPRDYINSHQLIVALGLLVTGLLVASFMGSADLIASAPAIVPVSERPLDSPPIMPFLFITIACGAISGFHCLVSSGTSSKQINSEADAQYVGYGAMLLEGALAVIVILACCAGVGMGVPDGAGQEMLTGRAAWQSKYQAQIVTTVDESGNKTTVGGWRHHGLRDKISAFVEGGANFLTAIGIPLRLGIGIVAVLVASFAATTLDTATRLQRYVVQELASTIGFHALNNKYVATAVSLTLAFAVAMIPGPKGYGTGGMILWPLFGATNQVLAGLALLVIVFYLWRRGQPTWFVAIPMLMMMTMPVWAMLWNLFNQQSGWLGLGDSEPNYLLVAFGLLITGLQIWIFVEALLMGPKVKGILEESLPPLRSKMEV